The following proteins are encoded in a genomic region of Dysgonomonas mossii:
- a CDS encoding DNA polymerase III subunit gamma/tau, with the protein MDNYIVSARKYRPMTFNSVVGQRALTTTLKNAIMSGKLAHAYLFCGPRGVGKTTCARIFAKTINCLSPTPDGETCNRCESCVAFNEQRSFNIHELDAASNNSVDDIRSLIEQVRIPPQIGKYKVYIIDEVHMLSQAAFNAFLKTLEEPPHHAIFILATTEKHKILPTILSRCQIYDFSRITIKDTVEHLQYVADQEHVKAEPEALNVLAQKADGGMRDALSIFDQVVSFTGGNVTYKAVIENLNVLDYEYYFRLTDSILTNNVVEGLLILNEILSKGFDGNNVITGIASHFRDLLLCKDAKTAELFEVGASIRDRYIETAKKCTNEFLYKAIELVNESDLNYKYSRNKRLLSDLTIIRLCQLSSPQAGIEDQKKKQVIDPIFSKQEQPVQAAAPTTNQRPAAQSPQPAQQSPVQQRVTPSVAAKEPTVNVEPAKTTPNAGGFGVSISAFGKKKDEETTKADITIEVLNDRFTPLQLINEWKAYAENLTEELHLRNTMLNCLPNLIANTVFEVIVNNPVQEQRLLEYQMDILSRLRAQLRNTHLRMEVRISENNEKKLAFTPAEKFNLMMEENESLRRLKDEFGLELS; encoded by the coding sequence ATGGATAATTATATAGTTTCGGCAAGGAAATACCGTCCTATGACTTTCAACTCAGTTGTGGGGCAAAGGGCATTAACTACTACACTAAAGAACGCAATAATGTCGGGCAAGCTGGCTCATGCATATCTTTTTTGTGGACCTAGAGGTGTTGGTAAAACAACATGTGCCCGTATTTTTGCGAAAACCATAAATTGCCTGTCTCCAACTCCCGATGGCGAAACTTGTAACCGATGCGAATCGTGTGTCGCCTTTAATGAGCAGCGGTCTTTCAATATACACGAATTGGATGCTGCGTCCAACAACTCGGTAGACGATATACGATCTTTGATCGAACAAGTGCGTATCCCTCCGCAGATAGGAAAATACAAGGTATATATAATAGATGAGGTGCACATGCTTTCACAAGCGGCATTCAACGCCTTTCTGAAAACATTGGAAGAGCCGCCTCACCATGCTATTTTTATCTTGGCTACAACCGAAAAGCATAAAATACTTCCAACAATACTTTCTCGTTGCCAGATATACGATTTCAGCCGTATTACAATCAAAGATACAGTAGAGCACCTTCAATATGTCGCCGATCAGGAGCATGTGAAGGCAGAGCCCGAAGCCCTGAACGTTTTGGCTCAAAAGGCAGACGGAGGAATGCGTGATGCCTTGTCTATCTTCGATCAGGTAGTAAGTTTTACAGGAGGTAATGTAACGTACAAAGCTGTTATCGAGAATCTGAATGTTCTGGATTATGAATATTATTTCCGATTGACAGATTCTATTTTAACCAACAACGTAGTAGAGGGTTTGTTGATCCTGAATGAGATCCTTAGCAAAGGTTTTGATGGTAATAATGTGATAACAGGTATTGCCTCGCACTTTAGGGATTTATTGCTCTGCAAAGATGCAAAGACCGCAGAACTGTTTGAAGTAGGAGCTTCCATCAGAGATCGCTACATAGAAACAGCGAAGAAGTGCACCAACGAATTTTTGTATAAGGCCATCGAGTTGGTCAACGAAAGTGACCTCAATTATAAATATAGCCGAAATAAGCGATTGCTCTCCGACTTGACAATAATTAGGCTTTGCCAATTATCTTCACCTCAAGCAGGAATTGAAGATCAAAAAAAAAAGCAGGTAATTGATCCGATCTTCTCCAAGCAGGAACAACCTGTGCAAGCGGCTGCACCGACTACAAATCAGAGGCCCGCGGCGCAGAGTCCGCAGCCTGCTCAACAATCTCCCGTTCAGCAAAGGGTAACTCCTTCTGTCGCAGCCAAAGAGCCGACTGTCAATGTAGAGCCTGCTAAAACAACACCGAATGCCGGAGGTTTTGGTGTTTCTATCTCAGCGTTCGGAAAGAAAAAAGATGAGGAAACGACAAAAGCTGATATAACGATAGAAGTTCTTAACGACAGATTTACTCCACTCCAACTTATCAACGAATGGAAAGCGTATGCTGAGAATTTGACCGAAGAGCTCCATCTGAGAAATACAATGCTCAATTGCCTCCCTAATCTTATCGCCAATACGGTGTTTGAGGTAATTGTAAATAATCCTGTTCAGGAACAACGTCTTCTTGAATATCAGATGGATATATTGTCAAGGCTGCGAGCACAACTTCGTAATACTCATCTGAGGATGGAGGTTAGGATAAGTGAAAATAATGAGAAAAAATTGGCTTTCACGCCTGCCGAGAAATTTAATCTGATGATGGAAGAAAACGAAAGTTTGCGAAGATTGAAAGATGAGTTTGGCCTGGAGTTATCATAA
- a CDS encoding CDGSH iron-sulfur domain-containing protein yields MEKNETLLKIKVIPNAPLLVEGTVELILADGTSVIKDKPHLCRCGGSQNKPYCDGTHAKIGFKG; encoded by the coding sequence ATGGAAAAGAATGAAACACTATTGAAAATCAAAGTGATTCCTAATGCACCGCTATTGGTGGAAGGAACTGTAGAACTAATTTTAGCAGACGGAACCTCAGTTATCAAAGACAAACCACACCTTTGCCGTTGTGGCGGATCGCAAAACAAACCGTATTGTGACGGTACACATGCTAAAATTGGCTTTAAAGGCTAA
- a CDS encoding site-specific integrase produces the protein METIMTKKRNTFNVVCLIRKNRVMKNGQVPLFMRTTVNSNVVDIPIAGSVNPSQWSQAQGKTRGNSREAQELNYNIQSVKSRIHQIFCDLGLAGKPITAQIIKDIYLGNHKDEEEDGKTLVEVHSEHNERCRQLLNIEYSQSTIYKFDTSLKYLKEFMDKELDRKDIPLKNINEDFIRKYELYLKTEKGCANNSAIKHLKIFKKIIRIALLNDWLHKDPFASIKFRQDEVHVEFLTMNELQTLINKEISIKRLSQIRDVFVFCSFTGLAFVDVKNLKEEHIIKNSDEEIWIRKPREKTNNMCNIPLLNIPKMLLEKYKDDRGCQLKGQLLPVPTNQKYNTYLKEIANLCGINKRLTAHVARHTFATEICLSQGVPIESVSRMLGHRDLRSTRIYAKITNHKIAEDMEALEERIKDKFQVVV, from the coding sequence ATGGAAACAATTATGACTAAAAAAAGAAACACGTTCAATGTAGTCTGTTTAATCAGAAAAAACAGGGTGATGAAAAATGGGCAGGTCCCTCTGTTTATGCGCACTACTGTAAACAGTAATGTAGTCGATATTCCAATTGCCGGTAGTGTAAATCCTTCCCAGTGGAGCCAGGCACAAGGAAAAACAAGAGGCAATAGTAGGGAGGCACAAGAATTGAATTATAATATTCAATCCGTAAAATCCCGGATTCATCAAATCTTTTGTGACCTTGGGCTGGCTGGTAAGCCTATCACTGCACAGATTATAAAAGATATTTATTTAGGAAACCACAAAGACGAAGAAGAAGATGGTAAGACCTTAGTTGAGGTGCACTCCGAACATAATGAGAGATGCAGACAATTATTAAATATCGAATATTCGCAATCAACCATTTATAAGTTTGATACTTCCCTAAAATATCTGAAAGAGTTTATGGATAAGGAGTTGGACAGAAAAGATATTCCACTAAAGAATATCAATGAAGATTTTATTCGCAAATATGAACTGTACCTCAAAACAGAAAAAGGGTGTGCCAACAATTCTGCTATCAAACATTTGAAAATTTTCAAGAAGATCATCCGGATAGCATTACTTAATGATTGGCTGCATAAAGACCCGTTTGCCTCTATTAAATTTCGTCAGGATGAAGTACATGTAGAATTCTTAACCATGAATGAACTGCAAACTCTCATTAATAAAGAGATCTCCATAAAGCGACTATCTCAAATCAGGGATGTCTTTGTGTTTTGCTCGTTTACGGGATTAGCATTCGTAGATGTGAAGAATCTGAAAGAAGAGCATATTATAAAGAATAGCGACGAAGAAATATGGATTCGGAAGCCTCGTGAAAAGACGAATAATATGTGTAACATCCCTCTATTGAATATCCCGAAGATGTTATTGGAAAAATATAAAGATGATAGGGGATGCCAATTGAAGGGACAGCTACTACCGGTACCTACAAACCAGAAATACAATACATATTTGAAGGAAATAGCGAATTTGTGCGGCATAAACAAAAGGCTTACAGCTCACGTAGCTAGACACACATTTGCCACGGAAATTTGTCTCTCACAAGGAGTTCCGATTGAGAGTGTCAGCCGAATGCTTGGTCATCGGGATTTACGTTCTACTCGGATATATGCTAAAATAACCAATCATAAGATTGCCGAAGATATGGAAGCATTGGAAGAACGTATCAAAGATAAATTTCAAGTAGTAGTATAA